The sequence TAAAGAGCATAAGTCCCTGAGAATCAAGAAAGGAGACGGAGTTATTTTTTCTTCTTCAACAGTGCCAGGCAACGAACGCCAGGTCCAGAACCTCAAGGACGAATTCTTCCGCCAGGGAGCTAAAGTTTTCCACTACGGCATGATGGACATCCACGCCGGCGGCCATGCCCAGCAGGAAGAGCTCAAAGAAATGATCAGAATTATGAACCCAAGATTCTTTTTGCCGATTCACGGCCAAGTCTCAATGCTGGTTTCCCACTTGGAACTGGCCAGAGAAATGGGTATTGCAGAAAAGAATTCCTTGATGGCCGAAACCGGCAAAGTGATCGGCCTGACTTCGCGGGAAATCTGGCTCGAGAAAAAAGAAGTGCCTTCTGACTACATCATGGTCGACGGCCTGGGGATAGGAGACGTCGGCGAAGTGGTTTTGAGGGACCGGCAGGTTCTGGCCAAAGACGGCATGTTTGTCATCATCGCCACCATCGACAGGAAAACCGGCCAGGTCCAAGGCTCTCCCGACATCATCTCCAGAGGCTTTGTCTACCTAAGAGAATCAAAAGAGCTTTTAAGAGACACCAGGAAAAAGGTTATCGGCATTATCAACAGGACGGCCGGATCCGGAGGAGCGGTCAACTGGACCTACGTCAAAGAAGAAATCAAGAACAAAGTTGGCGACTTTTTGTACCAGCAGACCCAGAGAAGGCCGATGATTTTGCCAGTCGTGATTGAAGTTTAACTCCAATTTTTCTCGTTGTTTTTCGTCGAACACTTGACAGCCTATTGTCTTTGCTATATCATACTAGTATACTAGTGTCTAGTAATATAACGATAAAACAGGATTATGAACTGGACTTATGTCGATGAATTAATAGAATGCCTACTTCGCCTCAAAACGCGAAAAGACACAAAAGATTTCTTGATGGGCATTTTGACGCCCAAAGAGCTGCAAGAAATTCCTACTCGATTACAGATTGTCAAAATGCTCAAACGCCGTATCCCCCAATACCAGATTGCCGAAAAATTAAAAGTAGGCGTAGGCACTATCACTCGGGGATCAAACGAGATAAAAAAAGGAAGGTTTAAACAAATATGAAGTATTTAATAATACGAATAACAAACAATTGGTCTTGGGCCCTACCCTTTTCGGCAAGGCCAAGTTTTGATTAAGTAATATACTGGTTTTCAAACCGCCTTGGTCTTGCCAAGACGGTTTTTTGTTTGAAAAAAGACAACGAGGTGGTCGCTGTCTTTCACAGACAAAAAGCACATTAGAAAAGGAGTCAAAAATGAACAGTAAAGGTTTTTACGGCGGCAATCCTTTCCGAGAACATGGCCAAGGTAAATTTCAAAGCTTTGCTCTGGAAATTGCGGCCGGCTGCAATTTACAATGCGGTAATTGCTACCGCCGACCGCACCCGAAAAGGATGGGATTGATGCCCAACGAATTCGTCGAAAGAATGATCGGCGAAGCTAAAGAGGCCGGCTTTGCCGA is a genomic window of bacterium containing:
- a CDS encoding Trp family transcriptional regulator; its protein translation is MNWTYVDELIECLLRLKTRKDTKDFLMGILTPKELQEIPTRLQIVKMLKRRIPQYQIAEKLKVGVGTITRGSNEIKKGRFKQI